In one window of Henckelia pumila isolate YLH828 chromosome 1, ASM3356847v2, whole genome shotgun sequence DNA:
- the LOC140863860 gene encoding uncharacterized protein produces METKVTLSTAYHPQTDGQTERTIQTLEDMVRACALDFSGNWSEHLPLIEFAYNNSYHNSIGMAPSKPCMEESLRKYIPDPTHVLEIEPLVIEGNLNEELRYEEVLIRIVDTKDQVLRRRTIPYVKVQWSNQVTWELEEKMRKQYPYLFEGQFNSSFEDETLNKEGGM; encoded by the exons ATGGAAACCAAGGTTACTCTCAGTACAGCctaccatcctcaaactgatggcCAAACCGAAAGAACAATTCAAACCTTAGAAGATATGGTGAGAGCTTGTGCCCTGGACTTTAGTGGTAACTGGAGTGAACACTTGCCTTTAATTGAGTTCGCTTACAATAATAGTTACCACAACAGTATTGGAATGGCGCCATCGAAGCCTTGTATGGAAGAAAGT TTAAGAAAATACATCCCGGACCCAACTCATGTCCTTGAAATTGAACCCCTTGTAATCGAAGGGAATCTAAATGAAGAACTTAGGTATGAAGAGGTTCTTATTCGAATTGTAGATACAAAGGATCAAGTGCTAAGGAGACGGACCATCCCATACGTCAAAGTGCAGTGGTCTAATCAAGTCACGTGGGAACTCGAAGAGAAGATGCGGAAACAATATCCTTATCTTTTTGAAGGACAATTTAactcaagtttcgaggacgaaactctCAATAAGGAGGGTGGAATGTGA